The region TGAGAAGGGTTATCAGTCAAGTATGAGGAAAGGGAAAAGCTGTGGCAGAGGGTGGAAAGCCATCATTCTCATGATCCCAGGATCCCTGGTTCCTAATTTACTGTCACTCTTGATATAAAGTCTCATTTTAGAAGCCACTTAAGTTGATGGTAGGGCTGAAAGAACTAAAACATGGAAGATAGCTGTcagaaaagttctttaaaaaacctGTCTAAAAGGATGATGACTAATGGAATATGGTCCTTGAGATTGATGATTTTGTAAACATCTTCGGAGGGGGAAGTAGTAATTGGTGGAGGGAACTTTGTCTTATTCTTCAAAGACTAGCTAGCATTACAAGCCTACCTctcctgcagaaagaaaaaggataataGGAAACATGACATTCATGAAGTGGTAGCCTAGGGGGGTAGCTTGGAGAAATCTCAAAAAGCATCTGTTCATAAGAATCTCGCCCTTTAATTCCATAGGGTGCTGCTGGTTGCAGCTCAGAAGGTGACTTAAACCTGGAGActctggaagaaaaagagattatCGTGATCAAGGACACTGAGAAGCAAGACCAGTCTAAGGTATACTTAGCCTCTGAGATTCTACCCCTTCTAATTACAAAAgaccaatgttttttttttaattgaagcacaatggattatacatattttagggggtacaacattgactaccatcacctgtacacaatgtgtgttgatcaaatcaatattattagcatgttcattatcaCAAATAATAACCATACTTTATGCTAAGTCTGAGGACTCTGGTTCAGAGACGGTAAGAAAACTATGGTCAAACAGGCCCATTAGTTTGAACACTATGACATTCTAGAGAACACAGGCCTAAGTTCAGGGCCACAGTAAGTGCAACACCCAGTTATTTAATGATGGGACTAATCACAGAGGTTCAGAATGCCCTTTCCTGATTTTCAGGTACCTACTCCAATCagaattttgctatttttacCCTAACAAAGATGTGGGTGTATAGGCAAGATCTTTTGCAATGTTCTTTGCTGGCTTGTAATGGACTTGTGTGCCCTATATTGCCCAACATCCAACAGAAAAGAAGGAGGGATACGGAGCAGAGAAAATCCATAACAACCAAGAATTTGAGTGCCTAGTCTCCACTCTGTTGTCTAAGAGATTAGCCAGGCTGTTGGGTAACTTAAAGTTAGAAACAATTAGATTTGCACACTACTGTCTCATACATAATCCTCTTGTTTTTGTGTAAGTATCCCAAATTATATGTTAGGCTCCAGGTTTGGGAAGGGCATTGGAGCACACAACAAGTCACCCCCACATCCCTACAAGCCTGGAGTCGCTGGTATTGGGACAGGATATTTGGCTTTAGCACAAAAGAATCAAATATTTCTTGTTCTGTGTCCCTAGGCTAACaagtaataaccaaaacatcatttCTGACCCCAGAAACCTTTATAGTGAGAGCAAGGAAAAAACGTTACATAACATTCTCCAAAGAGTTTTGGGTTTAGTTGGGGGTGGCCAACTCCATTTTGGAGTCTTAAGAAAAGCATAAATTATACCtggcatttatttttaacagagcAGCCCATATTTCCTACACACAATGCAGATCTCCTTGATTGTAACTTAAGCCCATTTGTCAACCTGATCATGACCTCACACTTCCAGGAATTcagtgaaaagagaagagaggaagcaaggCGAGGGGCAAAGAGGGCAATGGTATTTACTGATGAATGCACACTGTGtacataatacatatacacatacccaTACATGGGCATACACAGTCACAGACATAGATGtacacatataaatttatacaaagtGACACGCACATCagtatatacatttacatacattaacAAAAGATAATTTATACAAGTAATGATACACACAGGCCTGGCTACATGTGATTGAGGAACACATACAAGCATTGATATATCAAACTCAATATATTGATCTATTCATATACAAGGacttacacacatatacaaagaTATACGAAGTCATATATAGAGTCAGATGCAGTGACATGTCAACATGTAGTATACATAAACACCCATCTTAcacacaatgtataaatatacacTCACATTAACACACTCTAGCCTTGATCAAAATACAGTGACTATATGGACCCAGGTATTGGCATACATACATATTAATATACATGTCTATGCAAAGACATGTATGGTCATACACAGTCAtgctgacacacacacatagaaactTACACAAAGTGATACACTTTCACAATCGTTTGTATGCATTGATACACACATTGACATGAATGCTGTGACATACCCACTCATGTATTCACACACATACTCAAATGCCAGGGTATGTGCAACACCGACACACACATTGTCAAGCATTGACATAGCATATAAGTATAGCATAAATTGGCACCCAATTCATTGATGTACACAGTCATTATACAATCACCTACTTACACATATCCATATTTTAACACACACATTCATTAATATTATAATAGATTAATCTATAATATATCAATAGATACTATATTAATATAATGTATCAATCTATTATAATATTAGTGAATGTGTATGTTAATGTGTAAATTTCTGCtttaatatacataaatgaaTTTATAGCTTCATGACACATACTAGTGAGTTTAtatcataaacatatacatagaCTACTCAAATTGACACTTGCTCATTTTTATAGTCAGAGACATACTGACATACACACTCATATCTTGACACATGCAAGTACAAATAGATATACTAGTATGCACATTTTGACCTATacagtaaatatatacaatgggtAACAATGTCAAAATACATTATTATGCATGCTTACACATggtcacacatatgcacacacatacacatactggCACATTTTCACACACTAACAATACAGACTGATACATTCTCACATCTGTTGAGATGTTCACACAAATGAATTCCTATGtcaatgtacatatacacacacaacagtCACATTCACACAttgaaataaacacacatactcATACGGTACTGACAAGCATATTGATAACACccgtgtattagtctgtttagtgttgctataacagaaatacctgaaactgggtaatttataaggaaaatacaattatttggcttatgattctgggacagctgcatctggcatgggactcaggctgcttctactcatcgtggaaagcggcaggcagccagtgggtacaagcagatcacatggtgagagaaagcaagagagagagagagagagagagagagagagagaggaggtgccagggtcttttaaacaaccagctctcatgggaagggaactaatagagcgagaactcactcattactctccccACCTAGGCAGaccactaatccattcatgagggatccacccccatgactcaaacagtttccaacactgtcgcaatggggatcaaatttccacatgagttttggaggggacaacacatccaaactccatcaacctgTATATAGTTAAGTGTACAAATGTATATACTGTTAGCTTTCGTTGCTGCCACTTCTGCTTACATGTGTACTAATGGATATAATTGAATGTTATATTCCCATGCCAATTCTAAAAGGTCAAGTCCCTAATCTATGCAATTTAGAAGATATATCTACTAAATGAAATAAGGGGAAAAGAAGTAGCCTACCCAAACTCTTATAGCTAGATGTTCTTTTTTCAGATGGAGGGATCTGTATGCCTTTTCAAACAAACTCCCTCTGATCCCATGAGTGTCCTCAATTGGCTTCTCAATGATCTCCAGAAGTATGCCTTGGGTTTCCAACACGCACTGAGCCCCTCAGCCTCTAGCTGTAAACATAAGATAGGAAACACAGATGGCGAATATCACAAAATACCCTCTGGGAACTGCTACAGTGTCTATGCCAATCAGCTGAACATGGATTATGTGGCCAACGGACCTCAAAGCCTACATCTAGAAATGACAGCAACCAAAAACACCAACAATAACCAAGGTCCTTCGACTCCTCCAGCCAAGTCTCCTAGCACCCAGAGGGCAGTTATCTCCCCTGAAGGAGAATGTTCTACGGATGACCTTTCCTTCTATGTCAACCGACTATCTTCTCTGGTAATCCAGATGGCCCATAAGGAAATCAAGGAGAAGTTAGAAGGTGGAAGCAAATGCCTTCATCATTCAATCTATCCACCCCATGGggacaaaggaaaaaacagcCCCCGCAGTGCTGTGAGCAAGATTGCTTCTGAAATGGCCCATGATGCTGTGGAAGCGACCTCTGCAGAAATGAATGGCAATGGGGAGGAGTGTAGGGAAGGTGACCAGAGGACATTTCTGTATAGTGAATTATCCAACAAGAACAAGGGTGGAGACAAGCAGATGTGCCAGAGAGATAGCAAAGACTTTGCAGATTCTATCAGCAAAGGCCTCATGGTTTATGCAAATCAGGTAGCATCTGACATGATGGTTTCCGTTATGAAGACCTTGAAAGTGCACAGTTCTGGCAAGCCAATTCCAGCCTGTGTGGTCCTGAAGAGAGTGTTGTTAAAGCACACCAAGGAAATTGTGTCTGATTTGATTGATTCCTGCATGAAAAACTTGCATAATATTACTGGAGTCCTGATGACCGACTCAGATTTTGTCTCGGCTCTCAAGAGGAATCTGTTCAACCATGGAAAACAAAATGCTGCTGACATCACGGAGGCCATACTGAAGCGCCTGGTTAGTGCCCTTCTTGGCGAGAAGAAGGAGACTAAGTCTCAAAGTCTGTCATATGCATCTTTGAAAGCTGGGTCCCATGATCCTAAATGCAAGAACCAGAGTCTTGAATTCTCAGCCATGAAAGCTGAAATGAAGGGGAAGGACAAAGGCAAAACGAAGCCAGACCCATGCAAGTCATTAACCAGTGCTGAGAAAGTTGGTGAACACATTCTCAAGGAGAGCCTGACCATGTGGAACCAAAAGCAAGGAAACCAAGGTAAGATGACTACCAAAGCATGTACcagtaaagaagagaaaagagagaagatcagCCCTTCCACAGATTCACTGGCCAAGGACCTAATTGTCTCTGCCCTTATGCTGATCCAGTACCATCTGACTCAGCAGGCCAAGGGCAAAGATACATGCAAAGAAGACTGTCCTGGTTCTACCATGGACTATATGACTCAGAGTGCCCAGTATGAAAAGTGTGGAAGTGGCCAAAGTGCCAAAGCAATGTCAATGAAACATCTAGAAACTCACGGAGCTCCTGGACCATCCACCTCTCTAAAGGAAAATCAACAGCTGGACTCCGAGAAGCTGGATATGTCAAACATTGTTCTAACGCTGATTCAGAAACTGCTTAGTGAGAGCCCCTTCAACTGTGATGATCTATCTGAAGGTGAGAACAAGCGTTCTGAGAAGGCAAGCAAAGCAGCTTCTGTGTCCAAGAGATCTAACAGAGGGGAAGAACAATGCCAGGACAATCAAGAACTTGACTTTATCAGGGGGATGAAGCAAATGAGCTGGCAATTTATAGATCAGCTGGTAGAATCTGTGATGAAGCTGTGCCTTATCATGGCTAAGTATAGCAGCAATGGCGCAGCCCTTGCTGAATTGGAAGAACAAGCAAACTTGGCCAGATGTAGTCATGATGGTGAGATGTCACAGAACAATCAAGACTCTCCTGGGCCTGAAGTCATCGTCAATAATCAGTGTTCTACAAGTAACTTGCAGAAGCAGCTCCAGGCTGTCCTGCAGTGGATTGCAGCCTCCCAGTTTAATGTGCCCATGCTCTACTTCATGGGAGATGATGACGGACAACTGGAGAAGGTAAGGAATGCATcaaagcaagagaagaaagagggTTAGAATGGGCAGAGGCGGGGAGGCAGCCTTGTACTTAGAGCCTAAGATTGATCCAATTTCTTTTCAAGTCTATTCTGTACCATGTGCTTCATGAAATACTTTCACCtcataaaaagacacagaagtgCTGAACCACTAGCTAAGTGGGGCAGTGGACACCTCAAGGCCTGTGTATTTCCACCAAGAGGAGGAGATTGAGATTTGCTCATTTTATCAGTGACTGTTTCAACAAACTATTTGGTAAAACATTGGGGAGTGATTTTTTAGTCTTACGTTTTGAGTTTTAAGATCCCCAAAGgactttggagagaaaaaaaaagaaaaagggagctcCTCCCCTTTGAGGTAATAGAAGTGTCATGGACCCATTTTGTCTTTGGccagaaacaatttaaaactagTCTCATTATGACTTCTATAttcctccccaaaactcacagGTCCTACAAGTGCCCAGAAAGTGCCTGTCTCCTTAAATTTTATGCCCTCAGTGCCTCACTTGCCTCACCCTCGTCCTGCTCCTCAGATCCCATGAAGGCCAGCATtattcatacacatacacacattctctgtgtgtgtgtgtgtcacacacacacagacacacacacacacacaccatagctGCATTTCTTACATTAGATGGGTTCCAGAGAAACCAAATACTTAACCAAATTATTTTCAGTCCAGGAGATGAACCCAGGTAATCTCCTAACCCTCAATCTCATACTTTCTTAGGGAGGCGGGGGTAATGTCTACCCCAAACCTTGACTAGCACAGAATAACCGAAAGGTCCAGCATCTGGTGAGAAGTATTTAATGAACACAGTTGGTTTCagagtttgtttttaaagctcAAAAGCAAAGTACCTTTGGCATTTTGATAATGTCATTAGAGAAGAttcaaggaaaaaggaaagctatGTCAACAGCCTCCTTCCAGATCTTTAATCCTAGAATCATAGGAGTGAGGGCTGTGGGGTGTTCACTTTGTCCAGCGGGTCCTTCCTCCAAAAAGCACCAGGTGACTCAAGCTAGCTCTGCTCTCTCCACAGCTTCCTGACGTTTCAGCTAAGGCAGCAGAGAAGGGGTACAGTGTGGGAGACCTTCTTCAAGAGGTCATGAAGTTTGCCAAGGAACGACAACTGGATGAAGCCGTGGGAAACATGGCTAGAAAACAACTTCTAGACTGGCTGCTCACTAACCTGTGAGCTAACAACTCCTTTGACTCCTCTCCATCCTACTCCCCCCAGCAGCATTCCATCCCAGCTGGAGCCCCCTCACCATCAGGCCAGTGAACTGCACAATGCATGATTGTATTTCCTAATACATCTGAGCAGTTACACTGTGCCAGTACAGGGTGTCCGACAAGTTGGgctagaaaatgaataaaaaaatttaaaaaaaaaaagaagtgtcattattttcttgacaGATTTATCTGAGGCAAAGGACGGAATAGATCCAATTCCCAGGACTGGTGATACAGTGTTGGATTTGTGTCCAGATCTCATTCTGGGTTATTTTCTGAGCACCCAAGATACAGGGATATAAATGATGTCCACATCACTGAGTAATCTGGTTTGTCCAAGTAATCTCGAATTCATAGTCTAAAGTTTTGGCACCTGTGGCCTCCCTGTTTCTCCCAGAATCACATACCTAATTTGATAATCCCCTTTCTAATCCCAAAGATGCCACTTTCACGTTAAGAGTGTGCAGATGGGCTACCTTAGatgaaaagcaaattgaaaaaaGTGTATTGCCCATGGACATTGCTCTGCCTTGCCACCCCCTTTCCCCCGCAGTGTTCACTGCACATGGCTAAATACTTATCCAGAACTACAATGGGATCTGATTTTCCCCCATATGTTAGTAAAGCTTCCTTATAACTAATATCCTTCAATTGAGATTTCTTTGTCTTCCACCactctgaaagaaaaattttccagAACATAAAGTTATAGGGTGGAAAATTCCTCATGAGTCTCAATGTCCCAGTGTCCTGACATGAGGACAACCTCCCCTTTGGGACTAGAACCAAGTTCCTAGATTTGTTCTATGCTTCCCAGAAGTTAACTGCAATGCTAAAACTCATTACAAATCAAGACAGTCGTTTCATCCCTGTGGTCCTCTGTTAGCTAGTTGCTGTGTGCTCTCATGGCATGCCGTGGCACCCTTGAGGTGCTGTGGCTTAGTAGAACAAGCACAGGATGTGACATCCTTCTGGACTCAACAGTCAAAGCTTTGCCCCTCACTAGTGGCATGGCCTTAGGCAGTCCTCCAGACTTTGagcctatttcttcatctgtaaaatgtagctAAAAATTACAGTATTTAGAGGTCAAACTGGTGGAATAGATGTGATAGTGTTTTGCACAGGGTGAATCTTGTAACAAATGCAGATATGTGAAGGAAGCTGTACCTTCAAAGCCCCTCCTAGCACAGTTGAGAGTGCTCTCTTGATTTGTTTCAGAACTGAAAGTAAGATCCTCTGAGTATGGGACCCAGAGAAACACTTTTGGGGGGAGGTAAAAGGCACACAGGCAAACTTTGCCAACTTCCTCACAATGCCTGGATTAGTAGGGTAGAAGCAAAGGCAGGCCCCTTCAGAGCAGGACCTTTAAAACTCTCCAGCCCAGACGAAAGCTGATCAAACATTTTCCAGTCTCACCTCAGCCCATGAAAAGCCTTGGAGTTGAGCCACCACAGATCCTTCTCTTTGCCCTTGAAGAAAATCCTTAATAAACAAATCCCAAGGCCAGGGCTGCATTTCTAATGACTCAATCATCCCTGAGCACAGCTGGGTCCCATAgtagtttatttctttgattaacTTGGCTCTTACCTTGCTCctgatttttattatgaagtggCCTTGGGGATTCCTTGGAACGTGGAAATAGAGCAAAGGAAGTTATATGTTCTGTTAAATGAGGGGGGTTGAGGCAAGATGGTCCATAAGGGCCCTTCCAGTTCTGACATTTAAGGATTATAAGAATAAGtttcttttgaataatttctaaGGGAAACGTGTGTGAGTGAGGTAAGTTCACGGTAAAGAAACTTGATTTTTGCCAGAGCTAATTGACAGACTCCAGCAGAGAAAGGAATGCTTTGGGCCACAAGGACCCTGACAAGGGTCTGCAGGAGCTCAATAGCCCTTGAGGTTTATTCCTGGAGAGTGAAACCCTGGCATCCCAATAGCAATGTGGCCATGCTTAGTGCCAGCAAATGGAAATGGACAAGGACTTCTGCTGAGCTGACAGCCCTGCATATAGTAGGAAAGGGACAACGggagcagaaaaagaggaaaacatggtTCTCTCCTGGCAGGTGGTGTGACTGGCTTGCTATCTCTTGCAAACAGTTtcaatttctctgtcttcttgcctTCGTTTCAAAAGAAAGTTGGGAGGAGAATTTGTCTGGGAGGTTACTTCAGAGCCAGGACTAGACTGTGGTGAGGCAAGTACTTGCGTCAGGGGCCAAAAAACTCAGTAACcaaggtaaataatattttaatgcaatattttgaaaaatcaaaattaatgcccAAAAAACCCCacgatgaacaaaatatcaaaaattttaatacagaGAATCAGTAACAGTATTGTGCCAAGCCCTAATGAAGcatgaagcaaaaggaaaaattggtAAGACTGATTTTATGGGAGTAACACTTTATGGGAGATTGCCAGGCACTATTTAGAGGATGTATTGCCCTTAAAGCCTATATCAGTACAAAAGAGAAACAGTCAAGTCCATgcctaaaaaactgaaaaagggaacAAATAAATCAAACAAGTTTAggtaaggagaaataaaatttgaagcaaGGAAAGAACAAATGGAGAAAGCAAAGTTTCACTTAATCCTTCAAATGTCAGGGGTTGGGGCATGTTgcagttgttttttctcttgcttaacaTGAAAAGTACATCTTTCCAAACAAAAGCTCATATTAGATTaattctggttaaaaaaaaggaTCCATGAGAGATTGCCCCTGCTAAAATTCTATCTTAAAGTAGTTCTAATAacgaatgaaaaaaaaaataagtgaaaagtagaaatataggagaggtagaaataaaaatactgcttttgcaaaTGATGTATTTGCACATCCATGAAAATCATATCCCCAAATACCAGAGGTAACGAAAGAGTTTTGCAAAGTTATATGATAGAAGATACTAGTGAGCTGTAAGAATTTGTCATCAACTAAAACAGTTCCAGCTGCTTTTCCCCCAGTGACTCAGAGACATGTAAAAAGTTCACCAGTTCCCCCACACTAAATCTTTGCAGTGTCAGAACATAAATCTAAAAGATTCTATTAACTTCCTATACCCTAGAGCCACCCAGACAGAAAAGGGAgagtctatttacaatagtgacaGTAATATTAAACACTCAGGTATTAAGGAAGGCAAGAAATGACAATTACagagcatttactgagtgctggaCACTACTAGGTGCTTTAATTCTTTCCTAAACCTTGTGAGATGGTTTCTTCTTAGCTGCTTTTTATGGATTGGAATTTAGAGGCTCAGGCTTAAATGCCTTTTCAAGGTCATACAATCAGTAAGTGGGAGAGGTGGGATTCAAATCCGCGTTTGCCTCATGTCAGATACTGTGCTCTTTCCATTCTGTCACACCATCTATTAACCCAGATCTAtgcttattaaaggaagaaactatgaaacacaaatgagaagaataaaggaatacagataaacaaaaaaccGGATTATGCTCCTGACTGGTAAAACTAAACAACACTCTCTAATTCAACGAAAGGTCTTAAGTAATGTCAATTTAAATCTTTATGGGATAGTCTCAAAATATGTCCCCCAAGATATTTATtagttacaaagggaaaaatagaaactttaCAATGTAGAACCTGTCAGTCACATGTTAATTAGGTGATCGAGGTTAACATCACTAGTAAAGACATACTGATATCATGTATCTCCTGATAggatgtgatgagaagggcatATCGCCTTGTTGGCATTCTTGCCCAAAACCCCTAAACCCAGGCCAATCATGGAAAACCATCAGACACACCCAAATTTAGGGACATTCTACACAATACCTGACCACAATTGACTGCAAGAGTCACTAGGGAAcattttagggtgatggaaatattctataaatctTGATAAGGGAGGTGTTTAACACAGGTATATACATTTCTCAAGACTCATCAACCTCTATGcttaaaataagtgaattttattctatccaaattatatctcaacaaagtcgatgtaaaacatgtttaaatttaataaatacctatagggaaaaaaattcccCTTCCACTGTTCACCatttgaagggtttgagcccgCAGTTCCAGAGTGAGATTTGGGTTCACTCAGTCTGCTGTAAGAAGGTTGGATTGGAGGGAGTGGTCTGCTGCTCAACTAACtgtttttcacttcctttttatttgtttttttttttttttttcttcctttcattattcctttttaaaatgccagCCTCACTGGACTTTAGGTTAAAAGGATCTCTCCACACCTGGGCCAACATACCCCttggggggcaggtgggggaggTAAAATGTGCCCCCTATGACTGGCTGGGAAACCCCAGCTATGATGGACACAACTGGTGAAAGGGAGGGTAGCAGgttttcactttccttctctaAGGCTGCAGTTTGTCTCATGCCTGTGTTCACCATTCTCACTCCTACTACCAGATGCCAGGAACAGTGGACTCCAGACTCCAGAATCTCTCCCACTCCCAAGTAACACATGGCTGTATTTTCTCTGACCCTGAAGTGGTTTCACGCAATTCCTCCCAGAAACTATAAATCCTGTGCCAGAACTCAGCAGGAGGGGGAAGCAAAGGCAAACACCCTGACCTGCTAACCTTCTGGGGGATGGGGGGTTGATAGCATATGGCTTCCAGAGCCCTTGCTTTCGGAAAAGAAATTTATCTTGTTGGGAGATTTCAGGTGTCTTTGTCAGCCCGTCCTGTGACACAGACTATCTGCTAGAGGGAATGGGGGATTGCCAGGGAAATCTCTGGCACCAAATGGTCTACTTGTGAACTGATACAGCCACTTAGTTCTCCTCATTCCGATGCAATtctaaccaggcacaccaagaaTGACTTGTCATGTTtctccattctcctctgagtctaCTCTTGGGGTTTCCTTTCTACTTCCCTGGCActtccttctcagtctctttcaTTGAATACTCTTTCTCTGCCCATCTGATAAATGCTGGAGTACCCCAGGATCTATCCTCGCCTCACTGCTCTTTTCAACACCCCCAATCCCTAGCTGCACCCACTTTACAGAGGGTTGGAGGCAGGCCCAGGTGGGACATTACCAAAGGGAACTAGTGctagggtttggttcctgaaagaCATCAAGAAccagagaaggcagaggaaggtgTGAGATGGAGTCCTCCCAATAGTACTTCTTTCCTGGGGTCCTggaacttttaaaatgtagatttccaGCCTGCCCCCACGCAGGAAAACTCTCAGTTCCTTAGTTTTGTGTTGCAACTAGacatgcatattttgaaaaatcttctGCAAGTGATGTCCTATTagccctttttattttgaaaaaattaaaacctacagaaaaattataagacTAGAACAATGAGTACCCATATAGCTTTACCATCTGCCTTcaccaattgttaatattttgccatcttgTTTTATCTATCGAGCACACAACTGActaaaattgtgtatatataacaattattgtataaaattatcattatcttGCTGGACCATTTGCAAGTTAGTGCAGACATCATGATATTTAACCCTAAATACTCCAGTGTGTATCTCCTAGGAACAAGGACATTCTTCCACAGACAattcagattaatttttcttaaatatctcaaTAATGGTCTCTATAGCTGTTCCCCTTTACTCTATCCAAGATCCATGCAACTGCATTTAGTTACCATATCTCTTTAGTGTCCTTTAATCTACCACAGTTCCCAGCCCCTTTTCTGGTCTTTTATAACATTGACAGTTTTTAACAGTTCAGTCGTTTTGCAAAATATCCAAGAGACTTTGATCAGAGTCAAAGTTGAGAACAGCTTTAAAAGTACTTTAGTTTGGAGAGGTCATAACTAGTCAATGAACTGAAGGCCAAAATGGAGATAGCACCATGGGTTAGGAACTGCGTGAAAACTGGAAGGAGGTAAGGAGTGAGGAAGGATGGTGGCTGGGCAGATTGCATGGCTTAAATATATAAGGTCACAGCTGCTATTTTTCCTATAGCTACAAACACCCAAATACACCCAACAGTGACTTCTTCAGTCTTCCAAACAGTCTCCTGCATCCCAGGCCCTTATACTGAACTGTCTACTGGACATagaaatttattgagcatctaataacacagaattaaatataagataaaaaaaataacataggatttaaataatatttacaaccCCCAGAATTTCTAaacatagaaatgtatttatttattatgtcaggtactgttctaagcacattatatgcattaactcatttaatcttcagcaCGGCAAACCCTCTAGGAGGCAGGAACTatgactgtccctgtttgaggggtgaaaaaattaaagcacagagGGTAGTTATTTGTTTGGGGTcagacagctagtaagtggtggcatcagaatttgaacccagcaaGTTCAAAAGTGAAGCTCCAGAGccttcacctttttaaaatttattttttaaattattatccagtaaaactgactttttttctcttggtttgcagttctatgaattttaacacatgtacaGATTCATGTAGGTGCCACAACGAacaggatacagaacagttccatcacctccCAAAAACTCCCTctgctgcgtgtg is a window of Cynocephalus volans isolate mCynVol1 chromosome X, mCynVol1.pri, whole genome shotgun sequence DNA encoding:
- the LOC134367543 gene encoding A-kinase anchor protein 4-like, encoding MSDDIDWLRSRRGVCKVDLYSPTGQKDQDRKVICFVDVSTLNVEDKDSEGAAGCSSEGDLNLETLEEKEIIVIKDTEKQDQSKMEGSVCLFKQTPSDPMSVLNWLLNDLQKYALGFQHALSPSASSCKHKIGNTDGEYHKIPSGNCYSVYANQLNMDYVANGPQSLHLEMTATKNTNNNQGPSTPPAKSPSTQRAVISPEGECSTDDLSFYVNRLSSLVIQMAHKEIKEKLEGGSKCLHHSIYPPHGDKGKNSPRSAVSKIASEMAHDAVEATSAEMNGNGEECREGDQRTFLYSELSNKNKGGDKQMCQRDSKDFADSISKGLMVYANQVASDMMVSVMKTLKVHSSGKPIPACVVLKRVLLKHTKEIVSDLIDSCMKNLHNITGVLMTDSDFVSALKRNLFNHGKQNAADITEAILKRLVSALLGEKKETKSQSLSYASLKAGSHDPKCKNQSLEFSAMKAEMKGKDKGKTKPDPCKSLTSAEKVGEHILKESLTMWNQKQGNQGKMTTKACTSKEEKREKISPSTDSLAKDLIVSALMLIQYHLTQQAKGKDTCKEDCPGSTMDYMTQSAQYEKCGSGQSAKAMSMKHLETHGAPGPSTSLKENQQLDSEKLDMSNIVLTLIQKLLSESPFNCDDLSEGENKRSEKASKAASVSKRSNRGEEQCQDNQELDFIRGMKQMSWQFIDQLVESVMKLCLIMAKYSSNGAALAELEEQANLARCSHDGEMSQNNQDSPGPEVIVNNQCSTSNLQKQLQAVLQWIAASQFNVPMLYFMGDDDGQLEKLPDVSAKAAEKGYSVGDLLQEVMKFAKERQLDEAVGNMARKQLLDWLLTNL